The Nocardia vinacea genome contains the following window.
TCGACAAGGAGAACCGTAATGAGCAGTGAGACAACCCGTACCGCCATCGTCACCGGCGCCGCGCGTGGCATCGGTGCTACCACCGCAAAGCGGCTGGCGGCGGACGGCTTCGCGGTCGCCGTCCTGGATCTCGACGAGGCGGCTTGCAAAACTGTTGTCGCCGAGATCGAATCGGCCGGCGGCCGGGCGCTCGCGGTGGGTGCGAACGTCGCCGATGAACAGGCCGTCGCTGCGGCGGTCGAGCGCGTCGCCGCCGAACTGGGCGCACCGACCGTCCTGGTGAACAATGCGGGCATCATCCGCGACAACATGCTGTACAAGATGACCGTCGACGACTGGGACGCGGTCATGGGCGTGCACCTGCGCGGCTCCTTCCTGATGAGCCGCGCGACGCAGAAGTACATGACCGACGCGGGCTGGGGCCGCATCGTCAATCTCTCCAGCACTTCGGCGCTCGGCAATCGCGGCCAGGCCAACTACGCCGCGGCCAAGGCCGGATTGCAGGGATTCACCAAGACTCTCGCGATCGAACTCGGCAAATTCGGCGTGACCGTGAACGCCGTCGCGCCGGGCTTCATCGAAACCGAGATGACCGCCGCCACCGCCGAGCGCATGGGTGTTTCGTTCGAGGAGTTCAGCAAGACCCTGGTGGCGCGGATTCCGGTGGGACGCGTCGGCAAGCCCGAGGATATCGCGCACACGGTGTCGTTCTTCGTCAGCGAGGGCGCATCATATGTCACCGGCCAAGTGCTCTACGTCGCCGGTGCGCCGACGGTCTGAGGCGCGAATAATGAAGGTATTCAACGGAATCGGCGAACTCGAGCAGGCCGTCGGCACCCATCTCGGCTACAGCGAATGGCACACCGTTACCCAGGAGCAGATCGATCTGTTCGCCGAGGCGACCGGTGACCGTCAGTGGATTCACGTCGATCCAGAGCGGGCCGCGCAGGGACCGTTCGGCACGACGATCGCCCACGGCTATCTGACCCTGTCCCTATTGCCGCAGCTGGTCTGGCAGGTGTATCGCGTCGAGGGGGTGAAGATGGGGATCAACTACGGCAGCAACAAGGTTCGCTTCCCGTCGCCGGTGCCATCGGGTAGTCGCCTGCGGGCGGGAGTGGAACTGGTGAAACTCGAGCCGACCAAAGCGGGGGTCCAGGTGACGGCTCGGGTGACCATCGAACGCGAGGGCAGCGACAAGCCGGCCTGTATTGCGGAAGCGCTGTCGGTACTCGTGCCCTGACAGAAGAGTGACCGCCGGACATCCTGTGCCAGGCGGTCACTTCCTCCGGCGAATATGCGAAACGGCCTGTCTCCCTGGTGATTATCGGGAGACAGGCCGTTTCGTCTCAGAAACCGGCTTCGGTGGCGATCCGATCCGCCGTTTCGGCGAGTCCGTCGACCATATCGGTAGTCGGAATGCCCGCGGCCGCCCGGTTGCGGGGGTCGTCGAGGGTGCGGCGGTACACCCCCTCGGCAATGACCGCTAGCTTCCACAGCCCGAGCGCATGCCAGAACCCGAGTGCCCGCCGATCGCGTCCGGTGATCGCGAGATACTCCTCGACCAGTTCGGCGCGGGACGGAAAACCCGGGAGCATGCACATTTCCGTACCCGGAATGGCCGCTTCGCCCGGCATCGGCCAGTAGGCCAGCAGACTTCCGATATCGGCCAGCGGATCGCCGAGGGTGCACAGCTCCCAGTCGAGCACGGCGGCGATCGCACCCGTCTCCGGTGTGGTGATCACATTGCGGAGGTTGTAATCACCATGCACGAGCGCGAGTTCGCGCTGTTCGGGAACGGCGGCCCGGAGCCGTTCGGTGAGGCGGTCCACCAGCGGCAGGTCCCGTGTTTTCGACTTCTCCCACTGCGCCGACCACCGTTTGAGCTGTCGCTCCGCATACGGTTTGTGACTGGCGAGGTCGATCAGCGCGGTGGCTTCCAGATCGACGGCGTGGATGCGGGCCAGCGTACGCACCAGCGACAGCCCGGCGCTGCGGCGCAGCTCGGGGGTGATTCGCTCGGCGGTCTCGACTCCGTCGATGACCAGTCCGTCGACGAATTCCATGAGCACGAGCGCGATCTCGCCCTCGTGCCGGATATCGTCGACGCGCGGCACCGGGACATCGGTGGGCGCCAGGGCCGACATGACTCGGGCCTCCCGCGCCACATCGTGCGCGGACGCCAGCAGGTGGCCGAGCGGCGGACGTCGCAGCACCCAACGCCGCCCCTCTGCATCGGTGATCAGGAAGGTCAGATTGGACTGGCCGATCCCCACCCGGTCCGCCCGTACCGGCACGGTGCACGCCGAACCGAGCGAGGACACCCAGTCCGCGAACGCGGCGGCATCGATATCGAAGCCGGTCGCGTCCGCGGTGGGCTGAATGAGCCCGTTACTTGTCTGCATTCGTTCCTTGTCCGTCCTACGCCCCGGCTCTGAACTTACCGAGTTCGGCGCGCGCGATGGCGCGTTTGTGCACTTCGTCGGGTCCATCGGCCAGACGCAATGTGCGCAGGTGCGCGTACATGCTGGCGAGCGGGAAATCGTCGGTGACACCGGCCCCGCCGTGCACCTGGATCGCCCGGTCCACGATCCGCAGCGCCATCTCCGGTGCGGCGATCTTGATCGCCGCGATCTCGACCCGGGCCGCCTTATTGCCGACGGTATCCATCATCCAGGCGGCCTTGAGGGTCAGCAGCCGGGCCTGCTCGATATCGATGCGGGCCTCGGCGATCCAGTCCTGGATATTGGCGCGCTCACTCAGCTTCTGCCCGAAGGTGATTCGCGATTCGGCGCGTGCGCACATCAGTTCCAGCGCGCGTTCGGCCATACCGATGGCGCGCATGCAGTGGTGGATGCGGCCCGGACCGAGCCGGGCCTGGCTGATGGCGAAACCCTCACCCTCGCCCTTCAATACATCCGTGACGGGGACCCGCACATCGGAGAAGTCGATCTCGGCGTGGCCCTCGCGGTCGGCGTAGCCGAAGACCGGCAGATTGCGCATAACCGTGACACCGGGTGCGTCGATGGGCACGACCATCATCGACTGCTGCCGGTGCTTGGGTGCGTCCGGATCGGTCTTGCCCATGACAATGAGCACCTTGCAGTTCTTGTGTAATGCGTTGGAGGCGAACCACTTCCGGCCGTTGAGCACATAGTGGTCGCCGTCGCGCGCCATGCGCAGCTGGATATTGGTGGCGTCCGAGCTGGCGACGGCGGGCTCGGTCATGGCGAAGGCGGAGCGGATGGTGCCGTTCAGCAGCGGCTCCAGCCAGCGCTCCTTGTGCTCCTGGGTGCCGAAGAGAGTGAACACCTCCATATTGCCGGTGTCGGGTGCCGAACAGTTGCACGCCTCCGGCGCGAGATGCGCGCTGCGGCCCATGATCTCGGCCAGCGGGGCGTATTCCAGATTGGTCAGCCCCGGACCCCATTCAGGATGCGGATGGAACAGATTCCACAGGCCGCGGGCGCGGGCCTCCGTCTTGAGGTCCTCGACGATCTGCGGATGGTGGTGCGGATCGCCGGCTGCCGCCATCTGCTTCTCGTACTCCGACTCGGCCGGATATACGCATTCGTCCATGAAGGAGCGCAGATCACGTTGATACTGCTGGGTGCGCTCGGACGTGTTGAACAGGTCCATCGAGGCTCCGATCGTTGGTACGGGCAGTTGAAAGAGACTGCGCCGCAAGGTGGGTGGATCAGCTAGGGGTTCGTAGCGCAGGCCACAACAGGGCCGCCGTCGATGCGGCGTCGCGGTGCACGATGCCGCCGAGTCCGAGCAGTTCGGCAGCGGTGATGTTCTGCTCGAGGTCGTCGACCATGATGGTCTGCTTGGGTGCGACACCGAGTCGCTCGCAGCCGGTGAGATAGGCCCGGCCGGACGGTTTGCGGATGCCGATCTCCGCGGAGATGGTCACCGCGTCGAACATGGCGGGCAGGTCGAAGCCTGCGTAGCAGTCGTCGCCGAGCGAATTCGACAGCAGACCGACGCGATAGCCCGCCGCACGGACACTCGCGACCAGCTCGATCATTTCCGGGTCGGGACGCAGCCGGGACTGAATGCGGTCGACAAGGCCCGCATCGTCGATATCGACGCCGTGCGCGCGCAGCCGCCGCGCGAACCCGATCTCGAACTCACGCTGACCGATGCGCCCCTCTTCGTGATCCACCAGCAGCGCACTGCTTTCCGGATCGCGGGTGAGCAAACGCAGCGGTAGCCGCGGGTCGCCCAGCTCCGCGCCGAACTCGGCGAAGGCGGCGAGCACGGCGGTGGTGAGCACGCCGCCGAAATCGAACAGCACGGCAGTGCGCCCGCTCACGACAGCGACCTCCGATAGCGCTGCATGCCCGCGATCCACCGGTCGTGATCGGCAGCCTTGCGGTGCACGAATTCTCGGACCTCCTCGTGGGGCAGCACGAGGAAACGTTCGGCCTCGATCGCCTCGAGCACGCGATCGGCCACATCGAGGGGAGCCAGCACCGCCCCGGCTCCGGTGACGGCGCGGGTGGCCAGGTCGCCGTCGGATCCGCCGTCCGTACCGAGTCCGGTGAGCAAGGCGGTATCGACACCCATCGGACACAGGCAGCTGACCCGCACACCGAGATCCCCGTAGGTCACTGCCAGCCATTCGGCGAATCCGACGGCAGCGTGCTTGGAAACCGTGTAGGTGGCCGAACCGATCTGGGTGAGCAGTCCCGCCGCCGAGGCGGTGCTCACGAAGTAGCCGCTGCCGCGCTCGAGCCAGCCCGGGACGAGCAACCGCGCCGCCCGCACGTGGGCCAAGGTGTTTACCTCGAGCGCTTGCTCCCACTGCGCGTCGGTGGCGTCCAGTCCGGGGCCACCGCCGACACCGGCGTTCGCGAAGAACATGTCGACAGGGCCGAATTCGGTTGTGGCCGTGTCGATGAGCTTGCGGAGATCGGATTGGGATGCGGCGTCACCGGCCTGTCCGGACACCGCGCCCGGAAATGCCTCGGCGAGTTGACGTGTTGTCGCCGCGAGCCGGTCCGCGTCACGGTCGGTGATCAGGACCCGGGCACCGTGCTCGAGCAGGCGTTGCGCGATGGCCGCGCCGATGCCGCCCGCGGCACCGGTGACGATTGCGACCGCGTTCTCCACGCGCATCAGTTCGCCTCGGCATTCAGCGAGACCAGCATCTTGCCGGTATTGGCACCGCGCAGCAGGCCGAGGAAGGCGTCGACAGCGGTGTCGATGCCGGTCAGCACCGTGGTGGGGACGTGGAGGCTGCCGTCACGCACCCAGTCCGCCGCGAGCGCCGCGTACTCCGGTGCGAGGTCACCGTGGTCGGTGACGATGAAGCCGCGCAACGACAATCGGCGCACCACCGCCAGCGCCAGATTCTTCGGGCCGGGTGGCGGGGTTTCGGCGTTGTATCCGGCGACGGCTCCACACAGGGCGATTCGGCCGAAGTCGTGCATCGAGCCGATCGCCGCCTGCAAATGGTCGCCGCCGACATTGTCGAAGTAGACATCGATGCCGTCCGGGGCCGCCTCGCGCAGCCGTTTCCCCAGACTGCCCGCCCGGTAGTCGATCGCGGTGTCGTAGCCGAACTCCTCGACCAGCCGCCGTGCCTTCTCCGGACCGCCCGCCGACCCGATGATCTTGGCCGCGCCGAAGTGCCTGGCCACCCGGCAGGCGGCAAGACCGACGGCACCTGCCGCGCCCGAGATGAATACGACGTCACCCGGGCGGACCGGCGCGATTTCCTTCAGACCCACATACGCCGTGAGTCCGGGGATGCCGAGCGGGCCGAGGTAGGTCTCGGCCGGGGCCAGCGTGGTATCGACCACGCGCGCCTGCCCCGCCTGCAACAGCGCGTACTCCCGCCAGCCGAGATCGTGCAGCACTGTCGCGCCGACTTCGATTCCCGGTACACCCGAGGCGACGACGGTACCGACCGCGCCGCCGTCCATGGGGGCATCGAGTCGGAACGGCGGAATGTAGGACTTCACATCGTTCATGCGGTTGCGCATGTACGGATCGACCGAGATCCAGTCGTTGCGGACCAGCAACTGCCCACTGCCCGGATCCGGGACATCCGTGGTCACCATCCGGAAATCGGATGGTGCGGGTTCGCCGGTGGGCCGGGCCACCAGATGCACCTCTCGGCTCTTCACGACCAGAAACCTCCATGTCCATGCGCGCTGACCGGGGCGTCCGCGTTCGAGCGCCGGTTGCCGGATGGCTCAGAGGTTAGTTGAAGTTGACGTCGGATTCAATGTTGGGGTAGCTGATACCTCGGTCGGGGAAGAGCCTGCTTCTGGCCGCCGCCTGCCGCGAGTTCCGGGCTGAGGCGACGGCCACGACGGCAGCCTATCGGCCGGTAACCCCGAGGGTTGCCATCTCGGTTCCCGCGGCTTCGAACGCTTCCAATGCGTCATATACCTCGTCGAAGGCAACAGGAACCAGCGGCAGGCCACCCGATCGTGCGGGGCGGCCGAGCTGTTCGAGGAGTACGAAAGCCGCGGCGTCGTCCGCGAGTGGCAGGTATCCCCGTTTGTTGTCGTCACGAATCGTGTCGATGATGCCATCCGGCGTGACGCCGTCCGGGATCGTCGTCCGCACGCCGAGGCTTGTCACGAGTTCGTCGTGGATGCTGACGTCGGTGTCCGTCAGCCACCCGCGCGCGAACGATATTCGCGCGGCAATCAACATGCCGAGTGCGATGGACTCCCCGTGTGAGAGCCCATCGGCATCGCGTTGCCGATGGTCCAGCAATTCGATGGCATGCCCGACCGTATGACCGTATTCGAGAACGAGGCCGTCCTTCCGCTCGTATGTGTCGTTCTTTGTTACCTGCCCCTTCGCGCTGATGCTGGCATCCAACAGCCACAGGAGCGACTCCGGTGCGGCGAGGTTCGCTGTGGCCAAGATTTCTTGTAGTTCGGAAATGAGTGCGGGTTTGATGGCCAGACAATTCTTGGTCATCTCGCAGAGTCCGGAGCGGAGTTCCCGGGCAGATAGCGTGGTGAAAAGTTCGACGTCGGTCAGGACTGCGGTCGGCGTGTAGTAACTTCCCACATGATTCTTGCCGACCGGACTATTTATGGCCTGCTTGAGTGACAGCACCGAATCCATCGCGCTGACAGTTGTGGTCGGTATATGAACGAGACGAACCCCACGGAACAACAGGCTGGCCATGAGCCCGGCCAGATTTCCCGGTACGCCACCACCGAAGGAGACGACAACCGATCTCCGCGTGGCGCCATCTCGCAAGGCTTGCTCGATGTGCTCACCCAGGCAGGAAAGGGTCTTCATGGATTCACCTGGCTCATGGCCGAGAACCGTCACGGGTGTCTCGGTTCCGAGGGCGCGCAGCAATGTCTGCCCGTGCAACCCGAAGACATGGTTGTCGGTAACGACTATGAATCTGTCCGCGTCGAGCTTATCCACGGTCTCGCCGATGGCGTCGAGACAGTTGCTGCCGAACAGATATGGAAACGAGGACTCGCCGATCCGTATGTGACGCTGTTGCATGCGCGGATGCGATACGAGTTCTTGTGCGATCGAGACCATCGGTTCTACTCCTGCTAACTCTACGACGGAACGGCGGCGCGATAAGCGAGCGATGGCCGGTCCATAGTCCATGAATTTCGCGCGCAAATCGGCTCGATCATCGTCGACCGAAAGCCGCGCCGGGAAATTCCTGTGATTTCAGGTCAGCGCGATGGTATAAGAGCGTCCGCCGCCGGGCTAGATATTCCCAGGGTCAGGAATGGCGAATTCGGGTGCGACATCTCGATAATGCACGATACCCGCGCGATTATGTGAAAAGGGCCACAGATCGGTTTGGCCAGTGCTGGCGGCGGGGTCGCCGCCGGGGTTGATCGCCGCCGCGTGTCGCCGGGATCAGTCCAGCTGCGGTGCGATCTCTGCGGCGACCAGGTCCAGATGGTCCAGGTCCGAGAGATCCAAGTACTGCAGGTACAGACGGGTGATACCGGTCGCCTCGCGATATCGGCCGATCTTGTCGACGACCTCGGCGGGGGTGCCGACCAGCTCGTTGCGCCGCTTCAGATCGGTGAGCTCGCGGCCGATGGTATCGGCACGGCGGGCGACCTCGGCGTCGTCACGGCCCACACACATTGTGAGGGCGACCGAGCGGATGATCTCCTTCGGGTCGCGCCCCAACTTCCGGGCCGCCGCGTCCACGCGCTCGAATTGCGCCGCGGCCGTGGCGGAGTCGACGAAGGGTAGGTTGAATTCGTCGGCGAAGCGGGCCGCCAGCGCCGGGGTGCGTCTCTTGCCGACACCGCCGATGATGACCGGCGGGCGCGGACGCTGCGTCGGCTTGGGCAGGGCTGGAGCGTCTTCGAGTCGATAGTGCTTGCCGTGAAAGCTGAACGTCGCACCCTCAGGGGTCTCCCACAGGCCGGTCACGATCTCCAATTGCTCAGCGTAGCGGTCGAAGCGCGTACCGAAATCGGGCAGTTCGATACCGTAGGCGATGTGCTCGGCGTCGTACCAGCCCGAGCCGAGGCCGACTTCGATACGGCCGCCGGACATTTGATCCACTTGCGCCACCGAAATGGCCAGCACGGATGGATGCCGAAAGGTGGCGGAGGTGACCAGGGTGCCGAGCCGGATCCGGGTCGTTTCCCGCGCCAAGCCGGCGAGCGTGATCCAAGCATCGGTAGATCCCGGGAGCCCGGACGCCATCCCCATCCTCAGATAGTGGTCGGACCGGAAGAATGCATCGAAACCGGCGTCCTCGGCCGCTGTCGCAGCGCGGAGTAGACGACTGTAGTCGGCCCCCTGTTGGGGCTCGGTGAAGATGCGTAGGTCCACCCGTTCGGATGAAGCGCCGGTGCTCGTGTTCATGTTTCACATCCAGGTGTCGAGTATCTCGATGGCGCGGGCCCGGCAGTTGCCCTCGTAGTGGGTCAGGTGTCGGTGCCGAGGTGACGACTTACCGAGTCCGCCAGCGACAGCCAGCTTTCCGCGTAGCACCTCGCAAGTTCGGCAACCGCGGACGCACAGTGTGGCGGCACACTGTCGGCCATCGATTGCCATTCCTCCGGCGCAGGATCGGCAATCGCCAACAACCGCAACAACTTTCGGCCGACCTCGGTGAAACGCAAGGACGGATCGGCGCGCAGACGGCGCACCATCAGTGTGCGATCGGGCGAATGAGGACGTCTCGCTGACCCGGTGACGAGGCCAGCGGGCGACGCTTCCGGTGCCACCTCGCCATCGCGCCGATATTGCGATGCGGCACCGAGCTGCACCCGCAGACGCCGCCGGACGTCCTTCGCGGTAGTCGGCGAGATACCTGCCGCCGACGCGATCTCTCGAGTCGACGCTGCCGGATCGGCTTCCAAGAATTCTCGGGCCCGTCGCCGGCGCGCGCTCGCATCCATCGGGTAAGCCGTGCCGTCACGCCCGATCCGCCGGGTCGGGTGCGGATATTCCGCACCCGACCCACGTCGCAGCGCGGCGATGGTCTTGTCGGACAATCCGGCCAGCTCAGCCAGCCGTCGGTTCGACCATTCGGGAAAATCCGCGAGCATCCGTCCGGCTGCGGCTTTGCGGTCCGCAAGCGACAACGGGAGTCCGCGAGCGCTGTTGAGTTCGATCGCGAGCACGAACGCTTCCTGCGGCGCACCATCGAAGAAGACGACATCGATCGACACCGCCTTCCGTCGGCGGGCGACCACCAGACGGTGGACGCCGTCGATCACCTCCATCGTCGCGCGGTGCACCACGATCGGCGGCAGTGGGCCGGGCAGCTGTGCCAGCACACCGAGGTGCCGGGAACTCACACCACCGACCCGGATGGTCCCCGAAATACGAATTCGCTCGACACCGACTGCGACAACCTTTTCCGAAAGTCCCTTGCGCTGACTTTTCTCGACATCCATCTTCTTCTCCAGCACCTGTTCGAAGACTGTCGTATGCGCGGAAGATCAACTCCGGAGTTAGTGCCATAACGACCCGCCGGAGAAGCTGTGTGTATTATCGTTATGCCGGAAGAGCCTCCAGTTTAATGTGTCGTTACTCGGCCCGGGGCGATGGCACCTGTTCGAAACCTTCGATGCACGCAGTACCGGAGCGTGTATCGCCCACCGCCCGACACTTGGCACGTTATGGCGGATGCGCCCGCAAAACATCCGCCAGATCGAGCAGAAACATCCGCACCTTCGGCTGTGGACCGCAATCTCGGTACAGAATTCGGGAATCCAACCCCGTTCGAGACGAGATTTGGTGGGAGTTGCTCCGAAACATCGGGTCAGCGGCTCTGTGGCAAACCCGGAAAGCCGTAGCTCTGTAATGTCCCTGTAACGAAATGTTCCTCGCAGAGAAACGATCACCCGCACGGACATCAACCGGCGCGGTGGTGCACCCGCACAATGCGGATATTCCCGTACCGATTGGCGGATGTTCCCTGCGAGCAGCTGTCCTAAATTCACCGTCAGCCGGAATCGGTACGGTCCGGCGCGACCGACAACGACACAGTATGAGGTAAGTCGGCGTCGCGAACTCGGGCATATCCGCCCGCGGCAGGTTTCTGCCGGGATCGCCGCGCAGTGTGGAATAGGAATTACATGGAAGTTGTCGCGCGTGAGGCGATACCCGAAATCACATCCGTGGTCGTCGACGGCACGGTCCATGACATAGGCCTGCTCAAGGATTTCCATCGAAATCCCGCACTGCGGAAATTCGTCCCCGAATTCTCCCGGCTGTCACTGAGTTGGGTCCGGCTGCAGCCGGGTGAAGAGCTGTCTGTGCACCAGCACCCGACCAAGAGCATGATCGTCGTCGCGGAAGGAACCGGCCGGACGCTGGGCGATATCAGTGCCGAGATCCGCGCCGGGGATATCGTCGTGGTGCCTTCGGGCGCACGGCACGGATTCATCGGCACCCCGCCGATCGGGTTCTGGGCGTTGTCGATCCAATTCGAAGGCGCGGGCTTGTACGAGAATCCGGACGATCCGCGGGTGTCGTTCGCGGGTGACCGCCCGGATATCGCGGCCGTGCGCGCCGAGAACGATTCGCATTTGCGGACCTTCGAGAACAATGCGCTGGTGCGACTGATCAGCGAGATCGGCGCGCACCCGCCGCAGGTGCGTGACCGCCTGTTGGACCATCTGCAGGGCTGGTCGGACGCATTCCAACGGGTGATCGCTGCCCGGGTGGTCGGCGAGGGTGACGGCCCTGGGCGTGCACTCGCGGACGAACATCTCGGTGAGGAGATCGGGCACAACCGACTGTTGGCGCGCTTGCGTGACAACCGTCCGGCCAGCTGGGACCCGGTGATTGCCGCGATCTCCTCCTGGTTCCTCGACCGCATGACCTCGGCATCCAGTGTGGAGCGCTCGGTCCTGTCGCATCTGGTGCTCGAAGGCAGCGGGCTGGTCTTCCACGCCGCCGGGCTGCCGTCGTTCCCGGAGAGCCGGTACTTCCAGCTGCACGACGGTGCGGACGCCGAACACATGGACATGGGCTATCGGGCCTTGGCCGAGCAACGGGACTGGACTCCCGACGAGGTCGGCGAGATGTTGCGAAAAGGATGGCAGATGATGGAGTTGCTGGGCGAACGGATCGCCGAGTGCGCACAGCGCGCGGCTCTGGTCGGCCATGCCTGATACCCACTACGAATTGCGCAGCCGGTTCGAGGAGCGCGAACTCCGCGTGCTCGCGGCGGTATTCGGCCGGGATAAGGCGACCCTGTCCGAGCTGATGCACCCGGACGGCTTCGGATTCGACGCCACGATGGGCCTGGTGCGGCAACGGGATCTCATCGACGCCCTCGATGCGCTCGACCATGGCGCAGGTTTCATGGTCGACGAGCTTCGGGTCGTGCCGGCTGGTGGGAACGTCGCGGCATTGACCTATCGCCTGCGGCAATGGGGCGAATTCGACGGCAAACCGCTGCCGGGAGTCGTGTACTGCAGCAGCGTGTGGCGCCTCGAACAGGGTCGTTGGCAGGCGGTGTTTCATCACGAAACGCCACGGGCGCCTGGCGATAGCGAACAGGGCGAGTCGACATGACCCGCTCCCTCGTGCGCGGTCCGGCAGGATGGGACAGCACAGAGCAGCCCTGCGCCGACACTCGACCGTGGCGGCAGGCGGCATGCCAGCTGTATGAGACGCCGAATCTCGTTGTCCCGCTGGGAGAGATCCTGCACTGGCGGGCCGTGGTCGACGCACTGGGCATCGAATCGACGGCCGACGCCACGCTGCTCACCGGCGCCTATTTCTACCGTCCGCATACGTCTGCTCCCAGCGAGTCCGAACTCGACGCCGCCCGTCACGAGGGCGCCGCCGGTGGCGCCCGATGGCTGCTGTACCCGGTGGTTCGCGACGAAGACGCCGGACAGCTGCTGGCTCGGCACGACTTCGTCGACCTGCCGTGGTTCATCGAAGCGGAGTTCGTCGCCGCCGACGACATCGATCACGATCTGCGAAAACTACTGGGCGGGACACATTTTCGGGAACTGCGCCGATTGGTCCGACGCGCGGACGAGCAGTTCGAGTGGGACGTGGTGACCGGTTCGGCGATCGACGAGGACATCCTGATGGCCTTCGATCGGCTGCACCGGATGAATCTGGCAAAGTACGGGCACACCCGCAATCACTTCGCCCTACCGATCCTGCGCAACCTCGCCAAATCTTCACTCGGCGAACGGATGTGCGTATTCCTGCACCGCCGCCGCGACGGTACACCTGTACAGGCCGTGCTCGCGCTGCACCATCCCGAGTCGAATACCGTGGAAGCCTTGGTCCAAGGCATCGATCATGCGGCACTGCCGGCGGCGCAGAACCTTTATGCCACGGCGCTGTATCGGATTTATCACTGGGGTTCGGCGCACGGCGCCAACCGGTTCAACCTCGGCCGTGGTGCGCAGCTGACGAAGCTGAAGCTGGGCGCCAACCGCTTCCATGTGGTCAGCAACCACATCGGATCCGTTGCTGGAACACCGACAAGGGAATTCGACGCGGTGCGCGCGGCGGCGCAGGCCTCGATCGGCACGGCCGTCGCCATGCTGCGCGCCGCCATCGATCGCCACGGCGTGCGCAGCGCGATGTTGGCGCAAGGAAGCGTCGGCGAGGCACGGGTATGAGTGGATTGACCACTGCGGGCCGGGTCGGCGCTGTCTGGATGGACGGGGCGCTGGTAGACCCCGCCGCGGCGCATCTGCCGGTGCTGAGCTTCGGTCTGCACAATGCGGCCTGCGTCTTCGAGGGGATCCGGAGTTTCGGCGGCCGCCCCTTCGCGCTGTCGGCCCATGTGAACCGCCTGCGCACATCGGCCGAGGCGATCGGGATCGCACTGCCCTGGGACTCGACGGCGATAGCGGACGCGATCGAAACCGCCGTCGCTGCTGCCGACTTCGCGGAGGCGTATATCCGGCCCGTGGTCTGGCGTGGGGACGAAGTGATCGGCATCGATCCGACCGGCACCACCGTGCAT
Protein-coding sequences here:
- a CDS encoding phosphotransferase family protein, translating into MQTSNGLIQPTADATGFDIDAAAFADWVSSLGSACTVPVRADRVGIGQSNLTFLITDAEGRRWVLRRPPLGHLLASAHDVAREARVMSALAPTDVPVPRVDDIRHEGEIALVLMEFVDGLVIDGVETAERITPELRRSAGLSLVRTLARIHAVDLEATALIDLASHKPYAERQLKRWSAQWEKSKTRDLPLVDRLTERLRAAVPEQRELALVHGDYNLRNVITTPETGAIAAVLDWELCTLGDPLADIGSLLAYWPMPGEAAIPGTEMCMLPGFPSRAELVEEYLAITGRDRRALGFWHALGLWKLAVIAEGVYRRTLDDPRNRAAAGIPTTDMVDGLAETADRIATEAGF
- a CDS encoding HAD family phosphatase, whose product is MSGRTAVLFDFGGVLTTAVLAAFAEFGAELGDPRLPLRLLTRDPESSALLVDHEEGRIGQREFEIGFARRLRAHGVDIDDAGLVDRIQSRLRPDPEMIELVASVRAAGYRVGLLSNSLGDDCYAGFDLPAMFDAVTISAEIGIRKPSGRAYLTGCERLGVAPKQTIMVDDLEQNITAAELLGLGGIVHRDAASTAALLWPALRTPS
- a CDS encoding NADP-dependent oxidoreductase, which codes for MKSREVHLVARPTGEPAPSDFRMVTTDVPDPGSGQLLVRNDWISVDPYMRNRMNDVKSYIPPFRLDAPMDGGAVGTVVASGVPGIEVGATVLHDLGWREYALLQAGQARVVDTTLAPAETYLGPLGIPGLTAYVGLKEIAPVRPGDVVFISGAAGAVGLAACRVARHFGAAKIIGSAGGPEKARRLVEEFGYDTAIDYRAGSLGKRLREAAPDGIDVYFDNVGGDHLQAAIGSMHDFGRIALCGAVAGYNAETPPPGPKNLALAVVRRLSLRGFIVTDHGDLAPEYAALAADWVRDGSLHVPTTVLTGIDTAVDAFLGLLRGANTGKMLVSLNAEAN
- a CDS encoding MaoC family dehydratase produces the protein MKVFNGIGELEQAVGTHLGYSEWHTVTQEQIDLFAEATGDRQWIHVDPERAAQGPFGTTIAHGYLTLSLLPQLVWQVYRVEGVKMGINYGSNKVRFPSPVPSGSRLRAGVELVKLEPTKAGVQVTARVTIEREGSDKPACIAEALSVLVP
- a CDS encoding acyl-CoA dehydrogenase family protein, whose translation is MDLFNTSERTQQYQRDLRSFMDECVYPAESEYEKQMAAAGDPHHHPQIVEDLKTEARARGLWNLFHPHPEWGPGLTNLEYAPLAEIMGRSAHLAPEACNCSAPDTGNMEVFTLFGTQEHKERWLEPLLNGTIRSAFAMTEPAVASSDATNIQLRMARDGDHYVLNGRKWFASNALHKNCKVLIVMGKTDPDAPKHRQQSMMVVPIDAPGVTVMRNLPVFGYADREGHAEIDFSDVRVPVTDVLKGEGEGFAISQARLGPGRIHHCMRAIGMAERALELMCARAESRITFGQKLSERANIQDWIAEARIDIEQARLLTLKAAWMMDTVGNKAARVEIAAIKIAAPEMALRIVDRAIQVHGGAGVTDDFPLASMYAHLRTLRLADGPDEVHKRAIARAELGKFRAGA
- a CDS encoding SDR family oxidoreductase — its product is MRVENAVAIVTGAAGGIGAAIAQRLLEHGARVLITDRDADRLAATTRQLAEAFPGAVSGQAGDAASQSDLRKLIDTATTEFGPVDMFFANAGVGGGPGLDATDAQWEQALEVNTLAHVRAARLLVPGWLERGSGYFVSTASAAGLLTQIGSATYTVSKHAAVGFAEWLAVTYGDLGVRVSCLCPMGVDTALLTGLGTDGGSDGDLATRAVTGAGAVLAPLDVADRVLEAIEAERFLVLPHEEVREFVHRKAADHDRWIAGMQRYRRSLS
- the fabG gene encoding 3-oxoacyl-ACP reductase FabG, translating into MSSETTRTAIVTGAARGIGATTAKRLAADGFAVAVLDLDEAACKTVVAEIESAGGRALAVGANVADEQAVAAAVERVAAELGAPTVLVNNAGIIRDNMLYKMTVDDWDAVMGVHLRGSFLMSRATQKYMTDAGWGRIVNLSSTSALGNRGQANYAAAKAGLQGFTKTLAIELGKFGVTVNAVAPGFIETEMTAATAERMGVSFEEFSKTLVARIPVGRVGKPEDIAHTVSFFVSEGASYVTGQVLYVAGAPTV